One genomic region from Prochlorococcus marinus CUG1433 encodes:
- the alaS gene encoding alanine--tRNA ligase, producing the protein MTSQLIKKIVTGDEIRNAFLEFYSEKLHKIIPSASLIPDDPTVMLTIAGMLPFKPVFLGLKERPSKRATSSQKCIRTNDIENVGVTARHHTFFEMLGNFSFGDYFKREAIQWAWELVTNIYQLSAENIIVSVFHEDGESAKIWRDEIGIHPDRIVKLGEKDNFWSSGKTGPCGPCSELYYDFYPEKGLQDIDLEDGDRFIEFYNLVFMQYNRDPNGKLTDLKFKNIDTGMGLERMAQILQKKQNNYETDLIFPIIKKTCEIANIDYFSSNDKNKISLKIIGDHTRAVIHLISDGVAASNLGRGYILRRLIRRMVRHGRLLGITNEFLPHIANVGINLMQNNYPDLKSNNDLILNEIKIEEVRFRETLERGEKLLDELISSGQKLISGFKAFELYDTYGFPLELTIEIAEENSISVDVKGFEEEMNAQKERAKAASSNIDLTLEGSLEREIDFFNKTVFNGYDSLTSEAEIKGIFLDSTLVKQASEGQKVLIVLDQTTFYGEAGGQVGDIGTIFSKDVEVLVDNVIRKKNVFLHYGTIKKGILTIGQKVKTNVKSSSRARAAANHTATHLLQSALKSVVDESVGQKGSLVAFNKLRFDFNSSHAISKDQIFKIESLVNSWIMENHILEIKSMSKSEALEKGAVAMFGEKYEDNVRVVNVPGVSMELCGGTHVKTTSELGSFKIISEEGISAGVRRIEALSGQSAFDYFSNRNALVNQLSDLLRANPNQLFERVNNLQVELINKNKEIQKMRDEIAYFKYSSIKSSAEIVKSFSILVNQIDGLDGNSLQSAALNLTSHLGNKSIVILGGIPNPENRKLLFVVSLGDDAVKIGLHAGKLINEIARICSGGGGGKPNFAQAGAKDIDKLNSALDYAKDNLQKILENYSDK; encoded by the coding sequence ATGACATCTCAACTAATTAAAAAAATAGTTACTGGAGATGAAATAAGAAATGCTTTTTTAGAATTTTACAGTGAAAAATTACATAAAATCATTCCAAGTGCATCTTTAATTCCAGATGATCCAACGGTTATGCTCACAATTGCTGGGATGCTACCTTTTAAACCAGTTTTTTTAGGTTTAAAAGAAAGACCATCAAAAAGGGCTACATCTAGCCAAAAGTGTATTAGAACAAACGATATAGAAAACGTTGGAGTTACAGCTAGACACCACACTTTTTTTGAAATGCTTGGTAATTTCTCTTTTGGAGATTATTTTAAACGAGAGGCTATTCAGTGGGCTTGGGAATTAGTTACTAATATTTATCAACTTTCTGCTGAAAATATAATTGTGAGCGTCTTTCACGAAGATGGAGAGTCTGCAAAAATTTGGAGAGATGAAATTGGTATTCATCCAGACAGGATAGTTAAACTAGGTGAGAAAGATAATTTTTGGTCTTCTGGAAAAACAGGTCCATGTGGACCTTGTTCAGAACTTTATTATGATTTTTATCCTGAAAAAGGTCTACAAGATATTGATTTAGAAGATGGAGATCGTTTCATTGAATTTTATAATCTTGTTTTTATGCAATATAATCGAGACCCTAATGGAAAATTGACAGATTTAAAATTTAAAAATATTGATACAGGAATGGGCCTTGAAAGGATGGCTCAAATATTGCAAAAAAAGCAAAATAATTATGAGACAGATTTAATTTTTCCTATCATCAAAAAAACTTGTGAGATTGCAAATATTGATTATTTTTCCTCAAATGATAAAAACAAAATTTCTTTAAAAATTATTGGAGATCATACACGAGCTGTTATTCATTTAATTTCTGATGGAGTAGCAGCAAGTAATCTCGGCAGGGGTTATATATTAAGAAGGCTTATCAGAAGAATGGTCAGACATGGGAGATTATTAGGCATAACAAATGAATTTTTACCGCATATTGCTAATGTTGGGATCAATTTAATGCAAAATAATTATCCTGATTTAAAAAGTAATAATGATTTAATTTTGAATGAGATAAAAATTGAAGAAGTACGGTTTAGGGAAACTCTTGAAAGGGGAGAAAAATTGCTAGATGAGTTAATTTCTTCAGGGCAGAAATTAATTTCTGGTTTTAAAGCTTTTGAACTTTATGATACTTATGGATTCCCTCTAGAACTTACTATAGAAATAGCTGAAGAAAATAGTATCAGTGTAGATGTAAAGGGTTTTGAGGAAGAAATGAATGCCCAAAAAGAGAGGGCGAAAGCTGCTTCAAGTAATATAGATTTGACATTAGAGGGATCCTTAGAGAGAGAAATAGATTTTTTTAATAAAACTGTTTTTAATGGTTATGATTCACTCACTTCGGAAGCTGAAATAAAGGGTATATTCTTGGATTCAACATTAGTCAAGCAAGCAAGTGAAGGTCAGAAAGTTTTAATTGTTCTTGATCAGACAACTTTTTATGGTGAAGCTGGCGGCCAAGTTGGTGATATTGGAACGATATTTTCAAAAGATGTAGAGGTCTTAGTTGATAATGTAATTCGAAAGAAAAATGTTTTTTTACATTATGGAACGATCAAAAAAGGAATATTAACTATTGGACAAAAAGTTAAGACTAATGTTAAATCCTCTAGTAGAGCTAGGGCTGCTGCAAATCATACAGCTACCCATTTATTGCAATCTGCTCTCAAATCAGTTGTTGATGAAAGTGTTGGACAAAAAGGTTCATTAGTAGCCTTTAATAAATTAAGATTTGATTTCAATTCTTCTCATGCTATTTCTAAAGATCAAATTTTTAAGATTGAGAGTCTAGTTAACTCTTGGATTATGGAAAATCATATCCTAGAGATTAAAAGTATGTCTAAGAGTGAGGCTTTAGAGAAGGGTGCAGTGGCCATGTTTGGAGAAAAATATGAAGATAATGTACGCGTTGTTAATGTACCAGGAGTTTCAATGGAACTTTGTGGAGGCACACATGTTAAAACTACATCTGAATTAGGTTCTTTCAAAATAATTAGTGAGGAAGGAATATCAGCTGGAGTAAGAAGAATAGAAGCATTATCAGGCCAGTCAGCATTCGACTATTTCAGTAATAGAAATGCTTTAGTAAATCAACTAAGTGATTTGTTAAGAGCAAATCCTAATCAACTTTTTGAAAGGGTTAATAATTTGCAAGTAGAGCTTATAAATAAAAATAAAGAGATACAAAAAATGAGAGATGAAATTGCATATTTTAAATATTCTTCTATAAAATCATCAGCAGAAATAGTGAAGTCTTTTTCAATTTTAGTAAATCAGATTGATGGTTTAGATGGAAATTCTTTGCAATCTGCAGCACTTAATTTAACTTCTCATTTAGGAAATAAATCAATAGTGATTCTTGGTGGTATACCAAATCCAGAAAACAGAAAGTTGCTATTTGTAGTTTCTTTAGGTGATGATGCGGTAAAAATAGGCTTGCATGCAGGTAAATTAATTAATGAGATTGCAAGAATTTGTTCGGGAGGTGGAGGAGGTAAGCCTAACTTTGCTCAAGCAGGCGCTAAAGATATTGATAAGTTAAATAGTGCTCTAGATTATGCTAAAGATAATTTGCAAAAAATATTAGAAAATTATTCTGATAAATAA
- a CDS encoding diflavin flavoprotein: MLASAQTSNSKLPQINNKLTIQSQNFADDSYAIRSLDWDRSRFDIEFGLRNGTTYNSFVIKGEKLAIIDTSHAKFEELWFEELLKNVNPQEVDYLITSHTEPDHSGLIGNLLELNQNITVVGSKLALKFIEDQIHIPFKRLEVKSGEFLNLGSNPNSGLEHNIEFISAPNLHWPDTIFSYDHSTNVLYTCDAFGLHYCSDEFFDTDQKEIYDDFRFYYDCLMGPNARSVLQAIKRIDKLPELKTIAVGHGPLLHNQVDFWKGKYLEWSSNKSKGNDFVSVCYVSDYGYCDRLSQAIAHGISKADAQVQLIDLRSSDPQELTSLISESKAVVIPTWPVESDNELKESLGTLFAALKPKQFTAVYDAFGGNDEPIDSLANKLRELGQKEAFSPLRVKNIPDPIVYQQFEEAGTDLGQLINKKKNIASMKSLDSNLDKALGRLSGGLYVVTASQGEGSTFRRSAMVASWVSQASFSPPGITVAVAKDRAIESYMQVGKGFVVNILREDNYQKMFRHFLKRFAPGADRFADVDVISNIAEGGPVLSDSLAFLDCKVSSRLETPDHWIIYGIVENGNVSDLSCKTAVHHRKVANHY; the protein is encoded by the coding sequence ATGCTAGCCTCTGCCCAGACGAGTAATTCTAAATTGCCACAAATAAATAATAAGTTGACAATTCAATCTCAAAACTTTGCTGATGATTCATATGCTATAAGATCTTTGGATTGGGATCGCAGTAGGTTTGACATTGAATTTGGCTTAAGAAATGGAACTACCTACAATAGTTTTGTTATCAAAGGTGAAAAATTAGCAATTATTGATACTAGTCACGCAAAGTTCGAAGAATTATGGTTTGAAGAATTACTTAAAAATGTAAATCCACAAGAAGTAGATTATCTAATCACAAGTCATACAGAACCTGATCATTCTGGTTTAATAGGTAATCTTTTAGAATTAAACCAAAATATCACGGTAGTTGGATCAAAATTAGCCCTTAAATTTATTGAAGACCAAATACATATCCCATTTAAGCGTCTAGAGGTTAAGAGTGGAGAGTTTTTAAATCTCGGAAGTAATCCTAATAGCGGTTTAGAACATAATATTGAATTTATAAGTGCACCAAATTTACATTGGCCAGATACAATTTTTTCATATGACCACAGCACAAATGTTCTCTACACATGCGATGCATTTGGACTCCATTATTGTTCTGACGAATTTTTTGACACAGATCAAAAAGAAATATACGATGATTTCCGTTTTTATTACGATTGCCTTATGGGTCCAAACGCTAGAAGCGTTCTCCAAGCAATTAAAAGAATAGATAAGCTACCTGAATTAAAAACAATAGCTGTTGGTCATGGGCCTTTGCTACATAATCAGGTCGATTTCTGGAAAGGAAAATATCTAGAATGGAGTAGCAACAAAAGTAAAGGCAATGATTTTGTGTCAGTCTGCTATGTAAGTGACTATGGTTATTGTGATCGACTAAGTCAAGCGATAGCTCATGGAATAAGTAAAGCAGATGCACAAGTTCAACTAATTGATTTAAGATCTTCTGACCCGCAAGAATTAACAAGTTTAATTTCCGAATCAAAAGCAGTAGTTATTCCAACATGGCCAGTAGAGTCAGATAATGAATTAAAAGAATCTCTCGGTACTTTATTTGCAGCACTAAAACCAAAACAATTTACTGCTGTCTATGATGCATTTGGTGGAAATGATGAACCAATAGATTCTTTAGCAAATAAATTAAGAGAACTTGGACAAAAAGAAGCTTTTTCCCCTTTAAGAGTTAAAAATATTCCAGATCCCATTGTTTATCAACAATTCGAAGAAGCTGGAACTGACTTGGGTCAATTGATCAATAAAAAGAAGAACATTGCCTCTATGAAAAGCCTTGATTCAAATTTAGATAAAGCTTTAGGTAGATTAAGTGGAGGGTTATATGTAGTTACAGCAAGCCAAGGAGAAGGTTCGACATTTAGACGAAGTGCAATGGTCGCAAGTTGGGTTAGTCAAGCAAGCTTTTCTCCACCAGGTATTACAGTTGCAGTAGCAAAAGATAGAGCTATTGAATCATATATGCAAGTTGGGAAAGGTTTTGTTGTGAATATCTTGAGAGAAGATAACTATCAAAAAATGTTCAGACATTTTTTAAAAAGATTTGCGCCTGGAGCTGATAGATTTGCTGATGTAGATGTAATTAGCAACATCGCTGAAGGAGGACCAGTCCTCTCAGATTCACTCGCCTTTTTAGATTGTAAAGTTAGTTCCAGACTGGAGACCCCAGACCATTGGATAATTTACGGAATTGTTGAAAATGGTAATGTTTCTGACTTGTCATGCAAGACAGCAGTTCATCACAGAAAAGTTGCTAATCACTATTAA